The following proteins are encoded in a genomic region of uncultured Ilyobacter sp.:
- a CDS encoding diguanylate cyclase: MKKNISKKYYSIAAAISISFFALLSFTFYSNMKNEIYSSKVHEREETIGKFLHYRSQTESFFNVNEHILKGYIAYLKTHPQVTPEESDKYLSNLVQGDGHLIRNISTIKDTTIISVFPRTGNESAVGIDLLDIPLQGEKVLEVKYELKQILQGPVELVQGGKGFIIRIPVVNDETGYWGQVSIVIDADLFIERALLAEKQAGLHIALFNDSTFRENPFLGDRSILKKNPIMLDMEFSNTLWSAAFIPINGWERGDDKIVLKLVVLILLTLSASLLLYNNIISRFKFKNEVIHDHLTGLYSRAFLDEFYQMAFEKAKRNDTKVLILLLDINKFKNINDTYGHKAGDEVLKLISAQLLKICRKSEAVFRLGGDEFLIIIPDIGDISDVKIIKERIRKAVTLDYRHQNKKIKILSSVGSAVYPTDETDFDKLTHIADEDMYNQKTNSKDTN; the protein is encoded by the coding sequence GTGAAAAAAAATATCTCTAAAAAATATTACTCTATAGCAGCTGCAATTTCTATTTCGTTCTTCGCTTTATTGTCATTTACATTTTATTCTAACATGAAGAATGAGATTTACAGCAGTAAGGTGCATGAAAGAGAGGAAACCATAGGTAAATTTCTTCACTACAGGTCTCAGACCGAAAGTTTCTTCAATGTAAATGAACATATACTAAAGGGTTATATAGCTTATTTAAAAACCCATCCTCAGGTGACGCCAGAGGAATCTGATAAATATCTTTCCAATCTAGTACAGGGGGATGGGCATTTAATTAGAAATATATCTACCATCAAAGATACAACTATAATATCAGTTTTTCCAAGGACAGGAAATGAGTCAGCTGTGGGAATTGACCTTTTGGATATCCCTCTTCAAGGGGAAAAGGTCTTAGAGGTAAAATATGAGCTCAAGCAGATTCTCCAGGGTCCAGTGGAGCTCGTACAGGGTGGAAAAGGATTTATCATAAGAATTCCCGTAGTAAATGATGAGACAGGGTACTGGGGACAGGTGAGTATAGTAATAGATGCTGACCTGTTTATAGAGAGGGCCCTTTTGGCAGAAAAGCAGGCTGGACTTCACATAGCGCTTTTTAACGACAGTACTTTTAGAGAAAATCCTTTTTTAGGAGATAGGTCAATACTTAAAAAGAACCCTATTATGCTAGACATGGAATTCAGCAATACCCTTTGGAGTGCTGCATTTATACCTATAAATGGCTGGGAAAGAGGAGATGATAAAATTGTACTGAAATTGGTTGTGTTGATTTTATTGACCTTATCAGCTTCACTGCTTCTTTACAACAATATAATTTCAAGATTCAAATTTAAAAATGAGGTGATTCATGATCACCTTACAGGACTTTATAGCAGGGCTTTCCTAGATGAGTTCTACCAGATGGCATTTGAAAAGGCCAAGAGAAATGATACCAAGGTCCTCATACTTCTCTTAGATATAAATAAATTTAAAAATATAAATGATACCTATGGACACAAGGCAGGAGACGAGGTATTGAAGCTGATCTCTGCCCAGCTACTCAAAATATGTAGAAAATCAGAGGCTGTATTTCGACTGGGAGGAGACGAGTTTCTTATTATTATCCCGGATATAGGGGATATTTCAGATGTAAAAATTATAAAAGAAAGAATAAGAAAAGCTGTCACCCTAGATTACCGTCATCAGAATAAGAAAATAAAAATTCTTTCCAGTGTAGGAAGTGCAGTTTACCCAACAGATGAAACTGACTTTGACAAACTGACACATATCGCAGATGAAGACATGTATAATCAGAAGACAAATTCAAAAGACACTAATTAA
- a CDS encoding zinc ABC transporter substrate-binding protein, giving the protein MIRFFITILFTLIFTVISFGENIKVIATIFPNYDFARNIGKEKAEVILLLPPGVEAHSYEPTPRDMVRITTSDILLYTGEDMEPWVHRLGGNLPSSVTVSDISQGIEKIKDDDHDHTDPHIWTDPILAMQMVDNVAAAFAESDPKNSEYYIENAKIYKNKLFKLHQKIERELSDIDKRSLVFSGHMVFGYFAKRYNLTFLTPYRSFSPDAEPTPKRMAELITTIKKRGDSYIYFEELIDPKSAKLIASETQTKILLLHGAHNLSKEEFKSGKGYIDIMEDNLKNLKRGLKNE; this is encoded by the coding sequence ATGATTAGATTTTTTATAACTATATTATTTACACTGATTTTCACAGTCATCTCCTTTGGAGAAAATATAAAAGTCATAGCCACAATATTTCCAAATTATGACTTTGCCAGAAATATAGGTAAAGAAAAGGCAGAAGTTATACTTCTTTTACCACCTGGAGTAGAAGCTCACTCCTATGAGCCAACACCTAGAGATATGGTCAGGATAACTACTTCTGATATACTCCTCTATACCGGCGAGGATATGGAGCCCTGGGTTCACAGACTAGGCGGAAATCTTCCCTCCTCAGTAACTGTCTCTGACATCAGTCAGGGCATAGAGAAAATAAAAGATGATGATCACGATCATACGGACCCCCATATATGGACAGATCCAATCCTTGCAATGCAGATGGTAGACAATGTTGCCGCAGCCTTTGCAGAATCCGACCCTAAAAACAGTGAATACTATATTGAAAATGCCAAAATTTATAAAAATAAGCTTTTTAAACTGCACCAAAAGATAGAGAGGGAGCTGTCAGATATAGATAAACGAAGCCTTGTATTTTCAGGGCACATGGTATTTGGATACTTTGCCAAGAGGTATAACCTCACCTTTTTAACTCCCTACAGGAGTTTTTCTCCTGATGCAGAGCCTACTCCAAAACGTATGGCAGAACTTATAACAACTATAAAAAAACGTGGGGACTCTTATATTTATTTTGAAGAACTTATAGACCCTAAGAGTGCAAAACTTATTGCCAGTGAAACCCAGACAAAAATTCTCCTTTTACATGGTGCTCACAATCTGTCCAAAGAGGAATTTAAATCTGGGAAGGGTTACATAGATATAATGGAGGATAACCTAAAAAATTTGAAAAGAGGTCTGAAAAATGAATGA
- a CDS encoding metal ABC transporter permease has product MIINEIIQALSFSFIKRAILSGIFISLSCSFLGPFLVLKNLSLIGDGLAHVAFATVALGIMFSISPILVSVPLVILASFLILKLNEKANIDGDAAIGLVSSLAVSLGVLIASLSKGFNVDLFSFLFGNILIITRGEIIMSGILCVTVVTGVILFYPDLFTITYDEEFALSQGLNVRLLNQLLIILTSVTIALGIRIVGTMLISSLIIFPAVTALQVAKGFKSTLAFSALFSSTSVILGIFTSYILDIPTGATIVIINSIYFIGAFVFKKIILKR; this is encoded by the coding sequence ATGATCATTAATGAAATAATACAGGCTCTTAGTTTCTCATTTATAAAGAGGGCAATATTGTCAGGGATATTTATCTCCCTGTCATGCTCTTTTTTAGGACCTTTTTTGGTCTTAAAAAATTTATCCCTTATAGGAGATGGTTTGGCTCACGTGGCCTTTGCCACTGTGGCCCTGGGGATAATGTTTTCCATCTCCCCTATACTGGTTTCCGTCCCATTGGTTATACTAGCCTCCTTCCTTATACTGAAACTAAACGAAAAGGCAAATATCGACGGAGATGCAGCCATCGGTCTGGTTTCCTCCCTGGCAGTTTCCCTAGGGGTGCTCATAGCCAGCTTATCCAAGGGTTTCAATGTGGATTTATTCAGCTTTCTCTTTGGAAACATCCTTATTATCACAAGGGGAGAAATTATAATGTCTGGGATACTCTGTGTTACTGTGGTCACAGGGGTGATTTTATTTTACCCTGATCTTTTTACAATAACCTATGATGAGGAGTTTGCATTGTCCCAGGGACTTAATGTCAGGCTTCTAAACCAGCTCCTTATAATACTCACATCAGTCACAATAGCCCTAGGAATAAGAATCGTAGGAACAATGCTCATTTCATCCCTAATTATATTTCCAGCTGTTACCGCACTGCAGGTGGCCAAAGGTTTCAAGAGCACCCTTGCCTTTTCTGCCCTTTTTTCCTCTACATCTGTGATTTTAGGGATTTTCACCTCTTATATATTAGATATTCCAACTGGCGCCACCATAGTTATCATAAATTCCATCTATTTTATAGGAGCCTTTGTTTTTAAGAAAATTATTTTAAAAAGATAG
- a CDS encoding metal ABC transporter ATP-binding protein translates to MNDVIISVDKLNIAYNGVRILENISFDVTAGDYIGIVGPNGSGKTTLVKTMVGILKNTVGSVKYHNISPGEIGYLPQKSFKVDKTFPGKVREVIASGLLGKKRFPRYLSKEEWKGVDELLKKLKIEKLADKSIGNLSGGQQQRVLLARALVSKPRILFLDEPTSALDPKVRNEFYELLKEINSRDKVTILFVSHDVGGIGKHTSKMLYLDRSLVFYGNYDEFCQSDKMTSYFGLISQHQFCWRHTHDH, encoded by the coding sequence ATGAATGATGTCATCATCTCTGTGGATAAGCTTAATATTGCCTATAACGGCGTCAGAATTCTAGAAAACATATCCTTTGATGTCACAGCAGGGGACTATATAGGGATAGTGGGGCCAAATGGGTCGGGAAAAACCACCCTTGTTAAAACCATGGTGGGGATACTAAAAAACACCGTGGGAAGTGTAAAATACCACAATATAAGTCCTGGGGAGATAGGCTATCTACCTCAGAAAAGTTTCAAGGTTGACAAGACTTTCCCAGGAAAAGTGAGGGAAGTTATCGCTTCTGGGCTCCTTGGTAAAAAGAGATTTCCAAGGTACCTTTCAAAAGAAGAATGGAAAGGTGTAGATGAACTTTTAAAAAAGCTAAAAATTGAAAAACTTGCAGATAAATCCATAGGAAACCTTTCTGGAGGTCAGCAACAAAGGGTTCTTTTGGCCAGGGCCTTAGTATCAAAACCAAGAATTTTATTTTTAGACGAGCCCACCTCTGCCCTAGACCCTAAGGTAAGAAATGAGTTCTACGAACTTTTGAAAGAGATAAACTCGAGGGATAAGGTCACAATACTATTTGTCTCCCATGATGTGGGGGGAATAGGGAAACATACCTCAAAAATGCTTTATTTAGACAGGTCTCTTGTTTTCTATGGGAACTATGATGAATTTTGCCAGTCAGATAAGATGACATCTTACTTTGGTCTAATTTCACAACATCAATTTTGCTGGAGGCATACCCATGATCATTAA
- a CDS encoding efflux RND transporter periplasmic adaptor subunit: MIKKTITLIMLTLFAACGEKAQDEAPPKEIKPVKTALIKNIEMYKRVVDNSDIEPISQVEQITEKGGEIIKIDFDNGDRVEKGQVILTIKNETVSSRYFRAKADMENKKSQMEKTVKFAKDEILKSYEEAKSAYISAKGDLAAAEKSFNEKKTTFAGNEELYKERLISEKEYREIISSFEQAKVRYESLKNGGVREKEASYLLYKKYKEDESWKYEISMAKSDYQLALAEFNAAKNDYDDLSVKAKISGVVTDMDLDLYQYIDEKKFLFSIIDDNLMKVEMGVPGEDISDIAIGKKIGVFIPDISKVIEGKVYEINPSANPATKKFTVKISLDNSDGFLKKGMYSEVRLESNPKNVPVVPKEAVMIKDLVSYIAIADNSEAKVVQIKTGMESDSFYEVISSEVSSGDKVIIQGQYLLENGDSIKEVE; this comes from the coding sequence ATGATAAAAAAGACAATCACCTTGATAATGCTCACTCTTTTTGCCGCATGCGGTGAAAAAGCACAGGATGAAGCTCCCCCCAAAGAGATAAAGCCTGTAAAAACAGCTCTTATAAAAAATATCGAAATGTATAAGAGAGTGGTTGATAATTCCGATATAGAGCCTATTTCCCAGGTGGAACAGATCACAGAAAAAGGCGGGGAGATAATAAAAATAGACTTTGATAACGGAGACAGGGTAGAAAAAGGTCAGGTAATATTAACTATAAAAAATGAAACTGTCTCTTCTAGGTATTTCAGGGCAAAAGCAGATATGGAAAACAAGAAGTCTCAGATGGAAAAAACAGTAAAATTTGCAAAGGATGAGATACTAAAAAGTTATGAAGAAGCAAAATCTGCATATATCTCAGCCAAAGGAGACCTAGCTGCAGCAGAAAAAAGTTTCAACGAGAAAAAGACCACCTTTGCTGGAAATGAAGAACTTTATAAAGAGAGACTCATCTCTGAAAAAGAATACAGAGAGATCATAAGCTCCTTTGAACAGGCAAAAGTGAGATATGAATCCCTGAAAAACGGAGGAGTCAGGGAAAAAGAAGCCTCTTACCTCCTCTATAAAAAATATAAAGAGGATGAAAGCTGGAAATATGAAATATCAATGGCTAAATCCGATTACCAGCTGGCCTTGGCTGAATTTAACGCAGCTAAGAACGACTATGACGATCTCAGTGTAAAAGCAAAGATATCGGGAGTTGTCACAGATATGGATTTAGACCTTTATCAGTATATTGACGAAAAGAAGTTTCTTTTTAGCATAATTGACGATAATCTCATGAAGGTGGAGATGGGTGTCCCTGGGGAAGACATCTCAGATATTGCCATCGGTAAAAAAATAGGTGTGTTTATTCCTGATATTTCAAAGGTTATAGAGGGAAAAGTCTATGAGATAAATCCCTCAGCTAATCCAGCAACAAAAAAATTCACAGTAAAAATATCCCTAGATAACAGCGACGGCTTTTTAAAAAAAGGTATGTACTCAGAAGTAAGGTTAGAGTCAAATCCTAAAAATGTTCCTGTAGTTCCAAAGGAAGCAGTTATGATAAAAGATCTCGTAAGCTATATTGCTATTGCAGATAACAGCGAGGCAAAGGTAGTACAGATAAAAACCGGAATGGAATCTGACTCTTTTTATGAAGTTATCTCCTCTGAAGTCTCTTCAGGTGATAAGGTCATAATACAGGGACAATACCTCTTAGAAAACGGAGACAGCATCAAGGAGGTCGAATAG